CCCTTAATAAAGTCCCTCTTCTTTATTTCCCTTCTGTCTCATCTTCTTGTGAAGTAGCTCTCACACTGAGGCCCACTGCAAGGGGCCCATTCATGGGGCCGAGCGAGATCGAAGGGAAGCACAAAGAGCTCCCCACACAGCGCAGAGGGCCGTGAGCTCAGCCACTGACCCCTGAAGGATGTGTGTGGGACGCACCCAGACACACTGGCCCCGCCGACTCgggccaccaggctcctccctcctctggaCTCGACCTTTCACTAAAACCCGTGCAACTCCCAGAACAACCCCCAAAAAGACTCACAGCTGTCAATCGCAAAATGCGCgcaggagaaaagagggaacGACGTGGAGCCATGAAGGCAGTTTACCGACCGCTGCCGGTGCCAGCTGAAAAACCTCTGAAGAGTTTCTCCCATGTAAAGTTTTGGAATACAGCGCGGAGCTTAATAAACACCAAACACCGAACCCCAACGGTGCGAATGAAATAGCTAACAAACTAGCAGCTGAAAGCAACTGTAAAAGACACATTGTCGAGTTGAACTCCCTGCCCTCTGCCATAAATTAAAGTACGATATTCTGAATGTTTCTGCctggagactttttttttattgctgatggctgttctttttcttgctgATGGGAAGTTATGGTGTAAACCTACTGCTTTAATACTTTTAAACATTTCCACGCCGTGACATGTTCAAAGCCATTTGGCATTGAATGATTATTCCTGTGATTCATTCTGCTACACCTCTGAGGCTCTCTCTTGTCTGCCTGTGCTTCCAGTGCTGGACCAGCTCCTGATGGAGCTCCACCGCTTCCTGCTCATCCTGGACAAGGAGACTCTGAGTGGGAACGCCACCATCCAGAAGGGCCTGATCTCCGATCTCCTCCATTCCTACAGAGCCTCCAATGGTATGAGGGAACACTTGGCATAGACTGTAGGTTGTTGACCAGAGGGCGGGAGGTGCTGTAGATCGATGTCCAGTAGGGCACTgcaacagacaaagaaaaaagtgtgcATTAGACTAAGCGCGCTAGGTTCCTAAAGATGAAGCATAGTCTGGAAAACCTCCACTGTATCAATTGAGCTCGACCGATGTGAGCCAGAACAGTCAGTAAACTACGAGGTGTGCTTAAAATGACTCActgcctttgaaaaaaaagagaaaagaattaCTACCATCAAAACTTGGCAGTGGTATTaatgaaaggaaacacaaagcaaaagttGCACTCAGGAACTGGTGAATCTTCTAAAGGAAATGTATACACATTTGTTGAGGCAGATGACTAATAACAAAACCAGGGGGGCAGTGGAAGGTTGGAAACAGAAGACCTGTGTACCGTGAGGAAAGCAacatcagaggaagaggaagttgCTCTGCCTTGTTTAGAAATGAGTGCTTAAATGTAGTGGAAAGTGTGAAAGAGACTAAAAAGAACGGTGCATATCAACATGCTTATTTCAagcccatttatttatttttaaaattagcagtgtaattattatatatataaagcccAAAAATTAGAGAcgacaaaataaagtaaatccGAGGAAAGAAAAGAGCCAAAACTGTGACAACACTGTAAATGGTTCAAAGTCCAGCCACTGCATTAAGGCATTTCGGATTTTCCCAGTGTGTAAACCACAGTGCTCGAGGAAgttctattttttaaattttttttattaactgcaAGACAATCTGTCATAGTGATAAAACATTGCCTGCTCCGCTTCGTGATGTGACATTTACCCCCTATGACATGTGAGTTCCGGCTCTATGACATATGAGTTCCGGCTCTATGACATATGAGTAAATCTTTGTATTGTTTATGTAGTATGTTGTGTTTATGCTCAGATCATAAGGGAACTTTTCCCTAGTTAAAGCAGACCGGTACGTACATGTAAAAGGCGGTCTGCCACAAATGTAAGACAAAAAGGTACGGAATCCGTTCCAAGTGCCCCATGCGAGGTATGGAAAGCAAGGCAATTTCCAGGAATCGCAAAACCTTTCCACACaataattcttttctttttttccttccttttattTGGGTATTTGTGGTTACATGACAATTGTGAAACTCTTGGTCACTCAAATGCTCTTCAGACCAACCCCCAGTTAGTCCGTCTTTATGCAAAGCACCTTATGTAACATGTGGTAATGCCTCGTGCTTCCCACAATGCAGTGTGCTTGCATTGTCGGCAGTTTGGCCCGAGAGAAGCTATCGAGCAACCCACTCTGGTAttattttgctgttttaaaCTCTCAGTAACCACCATGTAATGATTATATCTTTCCAGGCTTGTATTAACGAAATACATTCGGGACCGCTTATCCCATTGTGGTTTGCTTGATACCGCTTTGCGGCGACTTTTGCCTGCATATTTCTACCTCCCTTGCGAGATTATcagattgacatttttatacGCTGAATGATTGTGGTTATTAGTTTATGTTTACAAGCGTATTAAATCAAACAGAGTGCCTCTTTCTCCATCATAAAGTGATGCATGGCCCGTTAAAGTATCCTGTCAAATGGCTAATGACACGTTTATTTGTCTAACTCACTGGCTCTAACGGTCAGAATGAAAATGGCGCGACTGCTGGCCGGCCGGTGTGATGGATGGTGCCAGGAAGTCAGTTAGCTACGCTGCGAGCCGGTCGGACACCCAGCCTCGCCCGAGCCTCAGCTGCTGGATGTGTGATTGATCGGGGATGGTAATCAGTGACACTGTTGATCCCTTCGAAAAACCTCGGCTCCATGTAATGGTCGAGAAATGTTGCACACGATCCACAAGGGCCCAAGATCTTTGCCTTATAATAACTCCAATAACAGTACCAGGATGTTTTTGTGACCCAATTGGTTTACATTCACTGTCACTTTTGAACTGAAAGagtccctccctgtctctctgtctctcgcgcatacacacacacaaacacacaaagagcagtCATGCTTTTCCATGTTCGGCCCCCGGACTCGTCTCTGCATACTTCCTCTCCTGGCTCCAAGCTGTATCATTTTTCCGAAGCTACATTTATCCCCCCGGGGATGCTCACTTCCTTTGAGAAACAGTTTATAAATAGCATTTCAACTCTGCTTCCCTAAAATCTGGTTTAACTGTAcaggaaaaacattgtttcattctgctttttgtttgatttcaccTCCCGGTATTTATTTCAAAGGAGAGACCTTCTCTCGAGAATCACCCCAAGGTTAGAGTTCTGTTTGATTTCCTCAGGATACAATCTTATTCAGCGAAAAGATATTCaattcaatggaaaaaaaattaaaaacttcactgcagctcagcaaCAAATTCCCATAACTGGTTATGGTAAGCAGCTGGAGTACAGTGCATGGTTTACTGTTTGAGAAAAGACATCCTTTCAAACTTTTTGCATTGCAGCGTTACGGCAATGTTTTGCCTGCTTGCAATTACTCCGCCACGTTTTAACCGACAATAAACCAAACGCAGTCCCTTTCTCACTGAGCTGACTTCAGCGCTGCTGGATCACACGAGGTTTTATCATCTCCGCTTGTTGCCTAAATGATACGATTGTTAACACTGAACTGTAAATGTTTACATTAGAGTGCAAAGAGGACCAAATCCCCAAAACcttatttgtcactttcattCAGATATTTTAGTAATGGCGTAAATCTTTTGTTAGTCTAGACATCTTCGCGGATGGAGCTGCGCTGTACATTTCATTGGGCGACATTCATGAACTTCAAAGATAGACGTTATACAGTGCTCTATCTGTGCAGGCAAGGAGTTTTCTGACTAATGTCCGATGAATGCTCGCCACGGTAAGAGTGGGTGTCAATAATGGGCCCAGCTGTCCGCACAATGGGCCACTTGTCTGGGTGAAGTTCTCCTTTAATCCTGGTCTTTTGACCAACATGATGAAAGTTTGTTTGGCAATAAGGTGGAGGCAGATTGTTCCACTAGTGCTACAGTACACGCCAATTTCTTTGGAAGCAAAAATATGCATGTTCTTCTTGTGACTCTGTTAGTCTGTGTGAAGAAAGTAAAGTCACGTGTCAGGTTTTTCAGCTGCCTCAGAAAATTTGATTGAAGATCCCATTCAAAATGGGTTTTCATGGAAAATGGCAATGTCCCAAATGATCAGATTACTAGAATACAACTGAATTTGATACTGGCAGAAAATAGGAGAAATGAACAAATCCTGTGTCCATGCAACAGTGCAAAAGTCTGACCGTCCTATAAAAACCAGAGGCTTCTAGGAGTCAAACATGCTTAAATGAGTCTGGCAATACCCTGATGTTTCAACAGCTGGGCCCTCACCTGTCCACCAAGGCTTTCACTGAGACAGCAGTTCTCTTGTGTTCCTGACAGGCACTGGTTACATACTGTATGATCAGCTTCATTAAAGGTATAAAATTTCTTGATCAGAGAACCGTGCATGGGAGCTTTGTCCTGTAGAAGAACTGTGCATGGGACGAAAAAGCACAGCCATTTGGACAACTTTGGATAGCCCCATTCCTCCTTCACCAAGTCCCCTTCTGCCTTCTGTATTATCCAGTGTAGAGACTGTAGCAGAATATTATTACACTACAATggaatgtatgttttgtttggtgGTATGTTTGAGGCTTCTTCTAGTTTCCTTAGTTCAACAAGATGTCAGCGTTTGTGATAACTACCCATAGTGACCAAAGTGTCAGTGCGGAAGTTCACTGGGGCCAGCTGTTAACCACATTTTGCTGTTTCCACGCAGGGGCCGATGAGGAGTATATCTACATGAACAAAGTGATTGTTGGCGGGAAGGACAAAGATGACAAAGGTGAGTTTCCAACGGTCCCCATAGTCTTGTCCTCCAAAGGATGAGTCCTAATGATGCTGGTGACCCCTGACTTTTCCTGTATTATCACCATgagggtgttttttgtttttttttagttaaatgTCTATAAGGGATAGATTGCCAGGAAAATTCATCTTGTGCCACCAGCAGGTCATTTGAATCAgacacctaaaaaaaacaactccattttcataaaaattgaATTCAGATTTTGGGTTACTGCCTTCGTCTGTCTTAACATATTGTACCCTGTATGTTCACAATCACACAAGCCGAAATAGGATAGTTATGTGGTAAAGTTCTCTCACTTTCTATCAAAGTGTATGATACAGAAAGTATGCGCTCAAATACATATACttatatactgtgtgtgctaaatatatactttttgcCATTGCAGATTTATTAAGCTCGAGCTTTGGAATTGGTCATCTCTGTAAAGGCTATTTATTGTGGAATGATAACTTGGCAACAAAACCCTCTGAGGCTCCTACTGGTATTTCGATGTTGTCCAAGGTGGTCCAACATCGGTGCATGTTATTGTATCTCATACTCAATTTGACATGATTCAAGTGAATAGCAGACGTGAGAATAAGCTGCAACAACAAGCAGCGGCCCCCTctgctcccctcctctcacccaccatttcctgtctgtttctgcGCAGCGCCGCACCATCTCTGAGACTGACCTGTTTTGTTTGGACATTGATGAAGAATGTGGTTTGAACGAGCACTAGACTTGACACACATATTTTCAGCAGCGACGCTAACAAAGCCACAGGTTTTACTTCACATTGGCTGATTGAAAGCGGATGGCCTCAGACGCGAGAGTTGAGGTTTCTTAATCAGCAATCATGTGGTCTAACCTGAACTTTAACTTTCCTTTAACATGCAAGAGAGTGGCGTTCAAGACACTAGCCttacaataaaacattgttCATTAAAAAGAAGACAGTTATCGCAGTTATTTGTTATCGCAGTGCTATGACGCAATCTGTGGTAATACGCACGTGTTTTGCAGTAATTCAGTTTGACTCGTTTCCCATCCACAATGACACAGAAAGAGGCGATTCCTGTAGGTAAGTTCATgtttgagaaagagaaaagacagtcTGCCCTTGTATCTATGTTAATCCACTTATCAAGATATTTAAGTAGAAAGTAAGTGGAAGGTCTGAGGAAAGCGGAAGGAGAATGGCCTAGACAACAATATTTGTAGAGATGTACTCATTTGCTCAACCTGGGGGTTGAAGCTCCCATAATAGGTAAAGGTTTTTTTATGGCTGCATGCCAGGGACAGCCCTGTCCGGAGGCATCATGTtttcggggtttttttcttccattcttCCCATTCTTGTGAACAAGATATCCCAGTACAACGCCTTTAGGGGATTTTCAAAGCTGTGGTCAAATACATTCACCTTCTCCCTGAGAAATGAAGCTTGGTAACACACCCATAGCTGTATGCCATAGCTACACCGAGGAGACGGATAGCATACCAGGGGCAGACTGTAAAAACTTGacgcaagggggggggggggccgaaCTAGCCTCGCTGTGTCCAAAGGTAAACACATCTGCTTATCAGTAGGCCTACCTCTAAAGCTCAATGATTAACATATTACACCTACATGTTCAGAAAAAATAGGTCAGTTATTTCACAAGTTTAGACAATTGACAGATGCGTGAGTGGTAATTAATCAAACGACTTCTTTAAGGGAGTCACAGGCCAGAAATGGTGGTAACCATTGCTGCACATAAGCATTGGCTATTTTTGGTTAGAGGATAAATCCTCTGGAAACCATAATTCTTTCATTCTTTATCCAAGGTCTTCTTGAATTATCTTGACTGAAATTAGTTTTCCCCCTGCACTGTGGTGTGTGCTTTGTATAATAGGGTTGTCGCTACCATCCGAATGCTTCCCCTTGAGTTGGGCTCTGTGGTCGCAGTAACAATGAAGGGTCTTGTGCGCACAGTGAGGGTTAGGGAAACGAGGAAGCATGGATATGCGCAGGACATATGGAAATGGTGCTGGTTAGGAACAGACGAAATCTTCCACGAAATGAACCGGTTCTGTAATTGATCCCAAATTACTCTATGTTTAGTCATATATAATAATGCAATGTTTTTATGACCTAGATGACAGATCAGATGTCCTGCTCAATGGAAAAGGAGCAAAATGTGTTCCTGTCCCACAGAAGAGCCTTCCTGACCTGCCACCCCCCAGAACAGTAAGTGATCACTAGACCGATTCCATCGGAATGGATTCACGTGAAACTATTTGGCTTAACATACACGTATAGTTTTTCTTGAGCCTCTGCCACTGTGGTGGGAAAGGGAGCCCAAAGACAAATTCcaacttaaaaatgtaattggcagtatattgtttttttgttacagtaAGAACATGGACATCGCTGAGCACCTTAAGTAttcaaaataaagttctgtGGATTGATATCACATGTTGCCAGAGAATTCCACTggctttttttattgtgctaAAAAGAATGCTGTCTGTGGCCATACGAGACGAAGCCATTTCCCACGTACACTCAGTTACATGCCTGAGGCTCGGCGAAATGTATTCTCCCACAGAAACATGTAATTAATTACTCATGGGGCATCAAACCTGCGCAAGTGGACGTTCGAGGGAATGTGCGAGAGAGCTGTGTTTTATGTTGACTTGGTTGGCCGATGGCTCCTGAGTAGTGGCCCAGTGTGacttcaggaaaaacaaacgtGGCGAATCAGAGGTTGAGAACATCCCGTCAGTGCCTTTGAactttgcgcacacacacacacatgcacagtggcCTCCCCCAATATAAACTACAGTAGCAGCTGTTGCTAATCAGAACAAAAGCTTAGTGTCagcacatgtgcatgtgcgtgtgtgtgtgcatgtgtgtgcatgtgtgtgtgtgcgtgtgcacaagTGTGAGTACATGGGAGAGTCAATGCACTTAAATGAAGAACATTTGTGTCACTTTGCAGTCTCCAGAATcacttatatattatataattgtatataTTCGGTAACCTCAAAAACACTGCGTTGTTTTTCAGCGGTGCCGAAAATTTCACAGTCGCGGTACGGCTTCCACAAGTCCCTCAGATGTGTCTGGCAAAGGCATttggtcttcctctccttctgaATCCCGCTGTGGTGTAACTGGTCCCGTCTTGGGAAGCCTGAGCAAACACGTCCACAGCGAACCACTCTTTGGAAACCCCTTCATCTGCCTGCGGGGCTTCCATCCCCCTCCAGTGATGGTGTATTCAAGGGTTAGCATGTGTTTGACTGTGAACGCAGAGTTCCCCCTTATCATTGCAGTGAACAGCGCCCCCTTGCTGTTTATGTAGTGTCCAGTCAAGGCTGTCCACTGGCCTGTCGTGATATTGTAGCAGTCCATTAGGCAGCGAAGGAAGTCGTCGCTAGGCCCGTTTCGCATCACATACAAATTGTCCTTGTGAGCTACCATACAGTGGCCATAGCTCTGATGTCTGATCATTGTGGTGGCAAGTTTCCATGCATCTTTCACCGGCACATATTCATAGATATCTGTGGTGTCAGGTGGTTTCCAGAAGCAGACAAACATCCGCCGTCTCGCTACAGCACATGCAGCAGATGCAACAGGTCTTGGTGCATTGTGTATAAATGTCCACTCTCTCTTCGCAGCGTCATAACTCTCTGCTGTAGAAATGATCCGTTTTTGGAACTCGCCGCCGATGGCATAGAGTCGGCCCTCGTGCCCCAGCAGGGTGAAGTCGTATCTTGGTTGCTGGGGGCCAGGAAGTGCAGTCCAGACGCCTGAGTCGGGGTTGTAGCAAAAGCCGCTGTCTACTGTGTCCTTACCGTAACCGTACACTCCCCCTACAATGTACAAGCGATTGTCAAGCACTGCCACACCAGCCATGGAGGTGCTACAGACAGTTGGGAGGTTAGTTAAATGCTTCCACTCCCCCGCTTTTTCGTCAAGATAGCTGACAACTCTAAAGGAGTCGTGCAGCACTTCCATGGAAGGAGAGTGGGTGCCTATGGCAATATAATTAGTGGGAGACAATGACCGAGAATATTGAAGAAGGTCTTCAGGAATCGTCctctctgcagcttcctgcaAGTCATCAAAAGCATCACAAAGGAAGAGAGCCGCACCGTGAAACAAGGTGTGCACCCCAAAGATGGAGGCTGCATGGTAAAGCAAGAGGCAGTTGTCTGAATCGATAATGTCACAAAGATGCTGCACCAAGCATGCGACCTGCAGGAAAGCGGCGCACTCCACGGCTTCCGTGAGCTCGTCCGGGCCACTGATGGTGGGAATCTCTCCTCTGCAGACGGAAAGGGCAATGAGAAAACCCCTGGCATGCACTCCTCCCTTCAGGTGGAGTTCCTCCTGGTGACTTTCTTTCATCCCAGACTGAAAGAGCGCACAGAAGTAGTCGCTGCACCCCGCCAGCAAGGCCCGCTCCACGGTGAACCAGCTCTCttccaccctcaccctcacccagcCCGCTCGGCGCTCCCCGTCCGCCAGATCATGGGTCGCATTCTCGGCATGAATATCCCGGTTGACTCTCAGGCCTCGGAGCGATTCCATGGTCTCTTAAACCAGGGGTCTTTATTCCTCCTAAAACTGGCTCTCAAGTGACAATAAAGCATGTGACTCGATTGAAAATCTGCCATTTCCCCCGCAGAACTGGCCAGTAAATAGAGATTTGTGTGACTTCCATTGCGTCCCGTCTGCACGGTCTGAAAATAGAGTTGTACTATAGATAGCAGCTGCGCCACTCGCAAGCGTCAGGCGGGGAAAGGAATACTGTTGACATGCACAGTACGTGGTAATGTGGCTGCCGGCAACGGGTGATTATCATAACCGCAATAGGAATGGTTAGcataaatacagtatttgcCGAATTATTCATAATTACGTTACTTGCCAGGAATACTCCTTTAAATCCAGTTCAGTTTTGCAGGACTATTTTAGTTTTATACATGTTGCTCTTTCTTATTTATAGTCAAACATTTCAGTTGGTTACTTTTAAACATGTATGCCAACAGataaaggaaaaaactaaatctggaGGCCAAAGTATGACGGGTTTTAGAGGAGGTCAACATGTTCCCAAGGAGGcagaaataatggaaaaataaatacagtatgtgataaAAATTTGTGtcatgtgaatttttttattttccatttccctgCCCTCCCACCATGCAGCTGACatttattgccccccccccccccccccccccccccccccttcccattttaattcattctactttttgttttacaaactCTATGTTACAACTAGTGCAGAGATAGCAACGGTCCAGAGAGTTCGCCCCAATCTGGCTTTCCAAAGCTGATTATTTTTATCACTACCCTGAGCTCCCAGCCGGCTTTCAGATACAcactgcgcgtgtgtgtgtgtgtgtgtgtgtgtgtgtgcgtgtttgtgtgtgtgtgtgtgtgtgtgtgtgtgtgtgtgtgcgtgcggtcACGGTATCACTCATGTTGCGGGGACCTACgtctgtttacacagtcacattatggCCACTTGTAAGAGTGTCCCTCTAACGGAAATCATTAAACGTCAAGGTGAAGACGTGTTATCGAAAGTTTGGTCAAGCTTGGTTTGGGCAAGTCGTAGTTATGGTTAAGGTTAGATTATGTCTCCAGGAAATTATCGTAAGTCATagtgtcctctgaagtcatagAGACgaaactctctctccctccctcccctttctctctctctctctccatctgtgtgtgtgtgtgtgtgtgtgtgttttcgctGCACTGGATTCTTGGCATGGGAACCAGGGATTTTCCATGTTCCTCTGACTGTTCGTTTTTTGGGCTCTTTTTCCCACTCTTTACTCaaagctccccccccccacctccatgCTTTGTTATTAATGCCCTGACTCTACGATCCATTCCCTCTACCCAGTGTTTCTGTGGtgaggatctgtgtgtgtgtgtgtgtgtgtgtgtgtgtgtgtgtgtgtgtgtgagagagaagtgaaggttTTAGGGCTAAAGTGACTGGAGTGCCTGCAAAGCCTTCTGAGAGACAACATTCCAGACACACCTGGCATgttctcttccctttttctttttcatatccAGTCCAGCTGACCTGCCTGACCCAAACAACAGGCACGATCTAGCTTTTTTTTGGAGATGAGTAAAAGGGAGagtgaaaaagaaggaaagaaagaaagaaagaaagagagaaagaagatagAGATAAGGGCGAGTGGGTCGGTCtgtggggctgctgctgctgctgctgctctggaatGCCTGGTTCTTGGATTTAATTAATGGCAGATGCCTGgactgctgtttctttttcGCCGTGGAGCAGTTTACCCTGtcgtgtcatgtgtcatgtgtcgcGTCTTACGTCTTGGGCCGCATCACGTGAAACAATTTCAGTTTCGTAGTGACTGAAATGGATcgagtgacacacacaaaaaagaaaagatgttgcATTTTGCAGATGAAGTCATAAATTCTGTGGTATTTCTAGAACCAAACGGTTGTTTATGCCCATCGTTGTGCGGCTGGCCC
This Scophthalmus maximus strain ysfricsl-2021 chromosome 16, ASM2237912v1, whole genome shotgun sequence DNA region includes the following protein-coding sequences:
- the LOC118287564 gene encoding kelch repeat and BTB domain-containing protein 13, whose amino-acid sequence is MESLRGLRVNRDIHAENATHDLADGERRAGWVRVRVEESWFTVERALLAGCSDYFCALFQSGMKESHQEELHLKGGVHARGFLIALSVCRGEIPTISGPDELTEAVECAAFLQVACLVQHLCDIIDSDNCLLLYHAASIFGVHTLFHGAALFLCDAFDDLQEAAERTIPEDLLQYSRSLSPTNYIAIGTHSPSMEVLHDSFRVVSYLDEKAGEWKHLTNLPTVCSTSMAGVAVLDNRLYIVGGVYGYGKDTVDSGFCYNPDSGVWTALPGPQQPRYDFTLLGHEGRLYAIGGEFQKRIISTAESYDAAKREWTFIHNAPRPVASAACAVARRRMFVCFWKPPDTTDIYEYVPVKDAWKLATTMIRHQSYGHCMVAHKDNLYVMRNGPSDDFLRCLMDCYNITTGQWTALTGHYINSKGALFTAMIRGNSAFTVKHMLTLEYTITGGGWKPRRQMKGFPKSGSLWTCLLRLPKTGPVTPQRDSEGEEDQMPLPDTSEGLVEAVPRL